A window from Triticum aestivum cultivar Chinese Spring unplaced genomic scaffold, IWGSC CS RefSeq v2.1 scaffold30630, whole genome shotgun sequence encodes these proteins:
- the LOC123175168 gene encoding cytochrome P450 87A3-like, with product MDISVAQYVAFYGVILVIGWLLHWVYRWINPVCNGVLPPGSMGVPIIGETFDFLKASPSLDIPDFLKLRMKRYGPVFKTSLLGQPVVISTDAEVNRFVFQHEDTLFSIGYPWVVTKIFGEKSIQAFHGSIHKFVRRCTFTLLGLRSLREVLLPEMEGAVRERLAAWATMPSVDVRGGAPDLLFEMVTRRCIGFDSTKSRQLRDKFDALFSGLFSFPIYFPGTPFYRCMQARKNVQKILRDTLAERLSTPGKKHGDLLDVIVQELQGEGPLISESFAVDLVSTLLFSSVFTLSGIIAVAFKSLHDNPDVVHALQKENPAMLKDRKGGCSGLTWEEYKSLTFTNQVTNEIIRISNAVVGIFRRTLTDVQVNGYTIPAGWQVIVNPMAVHLNEELFEDPLKFNPWRWLDESKRNTMLKNFLPFGAGIRACPAAEFVKLFVTLTLHILVMEYRWEEIKGADAFRSADVMFPLGYHIRLRTQDDKIN from the exons ATGGACATTTCTGTTGCTCAATATGTAGCTTTCTATGGGGTCATACTTGTGATTGGATGGCTATTACACTGGGTATACAGATGGATTAACCCAGTTTGCAACGGGGTTCTTCCTCCCGGCTCCATGGGAGTGCCAATTATTGGTGAGACCTTTGACTTCCTCAAGGCAAGCCCTTCCTTGGACATCCCAGACTTTTTGAAACTAAGGATGAAAAG GTACGGCCCGGTTTTCAAGACAAGCTTGCTGGGTCAGCCTGTAGTTATTTCCACCGACGCAGAGGTGAATCGATTTGTTTTTCAGCACGAGGACACCTTGTTCAGTATCGGGTACCCTTGGGTAGTGACTAAAATATTCGGTGAGAAGAGCATCCAAGCCTTCCATGGCTCAATCCACAAGTTCGTCCGTAGATGCAccttcacactgctcggcctcCGAAGCCTCAGAGAGGTGCTCCTTCCTGAGATGGAGGGCGCCGTCAGGGAGCGCCTTGCTGCATGGGCCACCATGCCGAGCGTCGACGTGCGCGGCGGTGCGCCTGAC CTTCTGTTCGAGATGGTGACGAGGAGGTGCATTGGTTTCGATTCCACCAAGTCAAGACAACTGAGGGACAAGTTCGATGCGCTTTTCTCAGGCTTGTTCTCCTTTCCAATATATTTCCCAGGGACACCATTTTACCGATGCATGCAG GCCAGGAAAAATGTGCAGAAGATACTACGGGATACGTTGGCGGAGAGGTTAAGTACACCAGGGAAGAAACATGGCGACCTCCTTGACGTAATTGTCCAAGAGCTGCAGGGTGAAGGGCCATTAATAAGTGAGAGTTTTGCTGTTGATTTGGTCTCCACGTTGTTGTTCTCCAGCGTCTTCACGTTATCAGGAATAATCGCTGTAGCATTCAAATCACTCCATGACAACCCGGACGTTGTCCATGCCCTCCAG AAAGAGAACCCAGCTATGCTCAAGGATCGAAAGGGTGGGTGCTCTGGGCTCACATGGGAGGAGTACAAGTCATTAACATTCACTAATCAG GTGACCAATGAGATTATTCGAATAAGCAATGCCGTAGTTGGAATATTCAGAAGAACTCTCACCGATGTACAAGTCAACG GCTACACAATTCCAGCCGGGTGGCAGGTCATTGTGAACCCCATGGCAGTTCATCTCAACGAAGAATTGTTCGAAGACCCACTAAAATTTAACCCATGGAGGTGGCTG GATGAGTCAAAGCGCAACACAATGTTGAAGAATTTCTTGCCATTCGGAGCAGGCATCAGGGCATGTCCTGCCGCAGAGTTTGTCAAGCTGTTTGTAACACTTACCCTCCATATTTTGGTGATGGAGTATAG ATGGGAAGAAATCAAAGGAGCTGATGCATTTCGTAGCGCGGATGTTATGTTCCCACTGGGCTATCACATTCGACTTAGAACACAGGACGACAAAATTAATTGA